CCCGGGCGGCGCGCGTCGCGAGCCCCTTGCCGGTGGCGGCCGGGTGCAGCCAGTAGCCGACCTCAAGGGTCCCGTCCGGGGTGTCGTCGTGCCGGTGCAGGCCGCAGGAGCCGACGATCGCCCCGTCGAGCACGATCGCGTAGCTGTACGCCTCGCCGCTCGCCCACTGTTCCGCCCGGGACGCCAGGAACTGGGCCGTGCTCTCGCGGCTGTGCTCGGCGACCCACGGCATCCACGGGCGCAGGTGCTCCACCGACGCGTCGACGACCCGGAAGAACTCCGGAAGATCCGCCTCGCCCTCGAACGCGCGGAGCACGACCCCGCCGTCCAGCTCGATGACCGTCTCAGGTGAAAGGTTCATGCCGGGAGGATCGTCCGCCCAGATTCACCGCGGCAAAGGGATTTCCGGAGGTACGCGCGCAGGCGCGGGCGAAAGCGGCCTGCCGGCCGGCCGCGCCGCCCCCGCGCGCGTACTGACGGAGGCGGCTACCCCTTGCTGACCGACGCCAGGATCTCCGGCAGCCGCTTCGCCGTGCGCGGGGCCGCCAGCTTGAGGCCCGCGAGGACGAGCAGCGCGCCGTAGAGCAGGCCGGCGGGGAGGAGGAGCCACAGCAGGGACTGCCGGTCGGAGACGTGGAGGTAGATCGTCGCGCCGATGAGCGGGGAGCACAGCACACCGGCCGCGAGCATGCCGCCCATGATCGACATCCAGGCGAGTCCGCCCTGCCCCGGTGCGACGTTCTTGTAGCCGCTGTCCTGGGGGATCGAGTACGGGAAGCTCGCCGAGGTCACCGCGCCCGTCCCGACCATCGCGCCGAGCAGACCGAGCGACAGGCCGAGGGCCTCGGGGAGCTTCGCCCAGTCGCCGAGGACACCGGCCGTCAGAGCCGTCACGAGGACCGTGAACGGCAGCGTGATCATGAGCAGGGCCATGGCCCGCGCCCGGAGTTCGGCGTACGCGTCGGCCGCCGTCGAGATGGTCTGCGCGACCATCCAGAACGCCGAGCTGTCCTGCCCGAACTGGTTGTACATCAGCATGCCGAGCATGCCGGAGGCGAAGCACGCGAAGTAGACCGAGCCGGCGCCCTGGAAGGCGTTGAAGAGGGGGACGATCAGGCCGATGGCGAGCGAGGTCACCCACGCCGCCTTCGTCTTCGGGTCGCGCCAGATGTACCGCAGGGCCCGCTCCATGACCGTGCCGGTCCGTCCGGCCGGAAGGATCCGCGCGAGCAGCCCCGAACCGGCGGACTTGTCCTGGGCGCCCGCGTCCGGGGCCGCGCCGATCGTGGAGCCGTCCGGCTCGACCATCAGCCGCACCAGGCTCCGCTGCCACCAGTACAGGAGGCCCACGAGCGCGGCCGCCGTGAGCAGCAGCCGGGCCGCGGCCACCGCGTAGTCGCCCTGGCTCGCGGCGTCGACGGCGCCGATCGCGGCGGCCGGCGGGAGCCAGCCGACGACGGCCGTGGCCGGTTCGAGGGACTCCAGACCGCCGGCCTGGCCCAGGCGCTGGGCGGCGAAGTTCACGAACTGCATGCCGACCGCGATCACCAGACCGCTGAGCAGCGCCAGGTCACGGCCCTTGCGGGAGGTGAGGAGCCGGACGTTGGCGGCGGCCACGGCCCGGGACAGCGCCACGCACGTCACCGCCGCGAGCGGGACGGCGAGGACGGCGAGGACCGTGCCGGCGGCGCCGTGGGCGACCGAGAGGACCGCGCCCAGGGCGAGGACGAGGGTGAGGACGGGGCCGACGCCCACGAGGGAGGCCACGAGCAGCGCCCGGACCAGCGGCCGGGGCTGCAGCGGCAGCATCACGAGCCGCGAGGGGTCGAGGGTCTCGTCGCCGCTCGGGATGAACAGCGGCATGACCGTCCAGGCCAGCGCGAGCGCGCCGATGAGGAGGATCGCCACGGTGTCGGCGTCCGCGTTGCCCCGCATGAGGACGAATGTGAGGACGATGCCCGCGGCGAAGAGCGCGCCGAAGACGATCGACAGGATGTACGCGGCGGTGCGTCCGCCGGACTGCCGCAGCCCGTTCTTCAGCAGCGACAGCTTGAGCCGTACGAAGACGGACGTGAGGGACGGTACGGGAGCGGTGGCCGTCGGTACGGGAGAGGTGGCGGCACTCATCGCTGCGTACCGCCCGTGCCCGCCCCGCCGCCCAGCCAGTCCAGCGAGTCCCCGGCCGCCGCGCGGCCGTTCGCGCCGACGAGCTCCAGGAACGCCGCCTGGAGCGAGGGCGCCGAGCCCCGCACCTCGGCCAGCGGGCCCTGCGCCCGGATCCGCCCGCCCGCCATGACGGCGACCCAGTCGCAGAGCGACTCGACGAGCTCCATCACATGGCTGGAGAAGACGACGGTGGCGCCGGAGGAGGTGTACCGCTCCAGGACGCCGCGGATCGTCTGCGCGGAGACCGGGTCGACGCCCTCGAAGGGCTCGTCGAGGAAGAGGACCTCGGGGTTGTGGAGGAGCGCGGCGGCGAGGCCGATCTTCTTCCGCATGCCCGTCGAGTAGTCGACGACCAGCTTGTTCTGCGAGCCGGTCAGGTCGAGGACGTCGAGGAGCTGCGCGGCCCGCTTGTCGACCTCGGCGCCGGGCAGACCGCGGAGCCGTCCGCTGTAGGCGAGGAGTTCACGGCCCGAGAGGCGCTCGAAGAGCCGCAGGCCCTCCGGCAGGATGCCGATGCGGGCCTTGACCTGGGCGACCGACTCAGGGTCGGCCCACACGTCGTGGCCGGCGACGAGGATGCGCCCGTGGTCGGGCCGCAGCAGGCCGGTGATCATGGAGAGGGTCGTCGTCTTGCCGGCGCCGTTGGGCCCCACGAGCCCGATGAACCGGCCGGCGGGCAGGACGAGATCGATCCCGTTCACCGCGATCTGCTGTCCGAAGCGCTTCCACAGCCCCTCCACACGCACGGCGGGCACCGCACCGTCCCCCGGTGCGGCGCCCGCCTTGTCGAACGCTCCGTCAAATGCCTGGTCAGGCATGGTCCGTCAACCCTTCGATGGTCCCCGTCATACTTACGGGGACCACCCTACGACCGGGCCCCGCCGGGCCCGCGGGTCACTGCGCGCGGCCCCTCGCCTCCGCGGCCTCCCGGCCGCACGCGTACGCGAGGGCGCTGATCAGCTCCTCCGCGTCCGGCAGCCAGCGGTTCGCCGGGGTGGGGCGCCGCGCCCACTGCACCGCGCCGAAGCCGCCGACCCGGGTCGGCGGGGCCGCCACGTAGTGGCCCTCGCCGCGCGTGACGAGGTCGATGGAGGCCGGGGCCCAGCCGAGCTTGCGGACGAGGTCGGGCACCTTGGTCGCGGCGCCGGGCAGCACGAAGAAGTACATCCGGCGGTCCGGGGTGCAGGTCACGGGGCCGAGCGTCAGCTCCATCCGCTCCATGCGGGCGAGCGCCAGGAAACCGGCCGTCTCCGGCACCTCGATCGCGTCGAAGGTGCGGCCGGTCGGCAGCAGGATCGAGGCCTTCGGGGTCTTCGACCACATCCGCCGCGCCCCGACGCCGCTGCCGGTCGCCTGGGTCGACCAGTCGGGCCTGACGGCGTGGGCGCCGGGCACGGCGCACGCGTCCGCGCCGCAGGAGCAGCGCTCCTTGCCCTCGACGACTTCCAGCCAGGTCCCGGGAAACACGTCCCAGTGCCGCTCTTCCGCGTACCGCACGGCGCTGTCCAGCAGCTGCTCGCCCCGCTGCTTGGGGATCTGTGCGGCTTCCGTGACTCCCATGGTCTCTTCCACGGTGAACACAACTTCCCCCGCCACCTGGGGTTACGGGCGTGGCGGGGGCCGTGTTGACGCATCGATCCTGCACGCGGGGCGCATGGGTGCACTGGCGGGGGCGCGCGGAGGGCCGGGGAGCGGGGGTGGGTACGGAGAGGTGGGGGCGCCGGCGGCGGGGGTGGCTTTTCTCCGTGCGGCCGACGTGTCCGGTTTCGCGTGTTCACATCGGCATTGACCGGATATCCACCGGGCAGTGATCTCTTCTCGGTGATCACCGCACGGCCTCAGGGGGTACTCATGGCAGCCAGGCCACTCGTTCCGCGTCAGCTCAACGAACGGCTCCAGGCGCTCATCCAGGAGGCGGGCTGCTCCAACGCCGGCCTCGCCCGCAGGGTCAACATGGTCGGCGCGGAGCGCGGCCTCGACCTGCGGTACGACAAGACGTCGGTGGCGCGCTGGCTGCGCGGGCAGCAGCCGCGCGGCCGGGCGCCCGGGATCATCGCGGAGGCCCTCGGCCGCAAGCTGGGCCGCACGGTCACGATCGACGAGGTCGGCATGGCCAACGGCCGGAACCTCGCGGCCGGGGTGGGGCTGCAGTTCGCGCCGACCGTGCCCGGGGCGATCGAGCAGGTCTGCGAGCTGTGGCGCAGCGACGTGGGGCGCCGCGACTTCCTGAACGGCTCGACCGTGGCGGCCTCCGCGCTCGTCGAGCCCAGCAGGGACTGGCTGATCACGGGGCCCGACGCGCACGTGGCGCGGATGGCGGGGGCCCGGGTCGGGGTCGCGGACGTGGCGGCCGTACGGGAGATGACGGCCGCGCTCGTCGACCTCGACCGGCGCTTCGGCAGCGGCCATGTGCGGCCGGTGGTCGTGCACTACCTCAACAGCGTGGTGTCGGGGATGCTGTCGGGCTCGTACCGGGAGGCGGTCGGCCGGCAGCTGTTCGCGGCCGTCGCCCGGCTGACCGAGCTCGCCGGGTACATGGCGGTGGACACCGGTGAACCGGGGCTGGCGCAGCGGTACTACATCCAGGCGCTGCGGCTCGCGCAGGCGGCGGGGGACCGGGGGTACGGCGGCTATGTCCTCGCCGCCTCGATGAGCCACCTCGCGGCGCAGCTCGGCAACCCGCGGGAGATCGCCCAGTTGGCGCGGGCCGCGCAGGAGGGCGCGCGCGGCAAGGTGCCGCCGCGCGCGGAGGCGATGTTCCTCGCGGCGGAGGCCCGCGGGCACGCGCTGATGGGCGACGTCCGCGCCTTCGAGACGGCGGCGGGCCGTGCCGTACGGGCCCTTGGGCAGGCCGATCCGGAGGCGGGCGACGACCCGGCGTGGATCGCCCACTTCGACGCGGCCTACCTCGCGGACGAACTGGCGCACTGCCACCGGGACCTGGGGCAGGCGGAGGAGGCGGCGCGGGCCGCGGAGGAGTCGATCGCCGGGCATCCGGAGTCGCGGGCGCGGCGGCGCGCGATCGGCCTCGCGCTGCTCGCCTCGGCGCAGGTCCAGCAGCGGGAGGTCGAGCAGGCCTGCCGGACGGGTACGCAGGCCCTCGAACTGCTCGGCACGCTGCGGTCGTCGCGGGGCGTCGAGTACCTGGACGATCTGAGGGAGCGGCTCGAGCCGTACGCGGGGGAGCCGGTGGTGCGGGAGTTCGGCGTGCGGATGGAGCTGTACGCGGCGTAGTGGCCGAGGGAGCTGTACGCCCCCTGGACGCCCGGGGACGTTTCGTAAACAGCTTGTGTAACCGGTCTCACACGTGTGTGCGGAGCCCAGTCGGCACCCGGTAGCGTGAGCCGACGATTCCGTAGGTTGGTCCATCAGTGGGAGTCCCGGTGACGCAGAACGGACAGGGTCCGGAGCATGGCGGCGGTCAGCCGTGGGGCGGCGCCTGGGGTCCCGCAGGTGGCCAGCAGGGCGGCCAGCAGGGCGGGCAGCCGCTGCCGCCCGCGCAGCCGCTGCCCCCGGAGGCGCCGCAGGGCGCCGCCGACATGCAGTCCACCCAGTACCTGCCGCCGATACCGCCGCAGCAGGCCCCGCCGCAGCCCGGCTACGGCTACCCGGGCCCCGGCGCCCCGGCCGCCGCCGACATGCAGGCGACCCAGCACATCGCCCCGGTCCCCGGCGGGATGCCCCCGGTGCAGCCGCCGCAGCCGGGCGGGATGCCGCCGGCGCAGGCCGCCCCCCAGCCGGGGTACGGCTACCCCGGTCCGGGCGCTCCGGCCGCCCCGCAGCCCGGCTACGGCTACCCGGGCCCCGGCGCCCCGGCCGCCGGCGACATGCAGGCCACGCAGCACATGGCGCCGGTGCCGCCGCAGCAGGGCGGGGGCTCCGACACCCAGTTCCTCGGCACGGGCCCGCTCGCCCACCAGGGGCCCGCCGCCCCGGCCGGCGCCTCGGACGCCACCCAGTACATGGCCCCCGTGCCGGCGCAGACGCCCGGTGAGCGGCAGCCGCCCGCCGAGTTCGACAGCCTCTTCCGTACGGAGGCCCCGCGGCCGCCCCAGCAGCCGCACGCGCCGCAGGGCTACCAGCAGCCGGGCCCGGCCCCGTACCAGCAGCAGCCTCAGCACCAGCCGCCGCAGCCTCCGCAGCAGTTCGGTTTCCAGGACGCCTACTACGACGACGAGGAGCCCGAACCGCGCCGCAAGTCGCCGCTCGCGCTGATCGCCGCCGTCGTCGTCGGCTGCGCGGTCGTCGGCCTCGGCGCCGGCGCGCTGCTCAGCGGCGGGGACGAGGAGAAGGACCCCAAGACCGGCGGGCAGAACGTGGCGGCCAGCTCCGCCGCGCCGTCCGCCTCGGGGCAGCAGCCCTCGGAGAAGCCGGCCGATCCGGCGGAGCCGCAGGCGCAGGAGCTCAGCAAGCTCCTCGCGACCAGCAGCAGCAGCCGTCAGACGGTGATCGACTCGGTCGCGTCCATCAACCAGTGCAAGAACCTCGACAAGGCCGGGAGCGATCTGCGGGGCGCCGCCGAGCAGCGCCGCGGGCTGATCACCCAGCTCCAGGCGCTGTCGGTCGACAAGATCCCGGACAACGCCGCGCTGACGGCGGCGCTCACCCAGGCCTGGCAGGCCTCTGCCGCCGCCGACGACCACTACGCGGCCTGGGCCGACCAGATGAAGAACAAGAAGGCCTGCAAGGGCGGCCACGCCCGCTCGACCAGCCAGAAGGCCGCGGGCGACGCGAAGAGCGGCGAGGCCAGTGCCGCGAAGAAGACGGCGGCCGGGCTGTGGAACCCGACCGCCGTGAAGTACGGCCTCGACAAGCGGAGCTGGACGCAGCTCTGAGCCGGATCGGCTCCGAGCAGGGTTACGGGGTGCTGAGGACGGTCTCGCCGACGTCGACGAAACCGGGCTTCTGCGCCACGAGCCGCCCCTGGCGCACCACCTGGAACGTCACCTCGTGGTTGACGATCCGGGTGAAGCCGGGGGCGCCGAGCAGGTCCTCGTACTTCCAGCGCAGGCTGGGGGTGAGGCCGCCGGTGTCGATCTGCTCGCCCCGGTCGAGGGCGTGGGTGATCTGCCCGGCCGTGATCGTGTCCTCGTCGAGGGACTCGATGACGTCCTTGAGGACCGTGTACGCGATCCAGGTGGTCTGTACGCCGGTGTCGGCCGGGTCGACCCGGTTGTCGGCGAAGGCGTGCTCCTGGATGACCTTGCGCATCGGCGCCCAGCTCTCGTCGCCCGCCGCCGGGTACCAGCCGGTGACGAACGCGCCCTCGAAGGGGCTGTGGGCGCCGCCGGTGCGGTCGATGACGGGCTGGTCGACGCTGCCGAGGACCGAGGAGATCCGGACGGTGTCGCGCTTCTTCTCCTCCTGCTGCGCGGGGAGCCGGCGGAAGGAGTCGAAGAAGGTCTGGGTCCGCTCGCCGAGGACGGCGGTCACGCAGCCCTTCTCGTCACCGGCCCGGGTGCGGGCGCGGCCTGCCTGCTGGGTGTACTCGGCGGCGTCCTCCATGGCCGGGATGTCGACGGCGCTGCGGTGACTCGCCTTGCGCAGGCCGGAGTTGAGGAGGTCGGGGAGCTTGTCCCCGGCGGTGGTGTCGGGGCGGACGAGGGAGACCTTCTCGCAGGAGTCGGCGAGCTGCATGCCGTGCCCGGCGACGAGCGAGGCCACCCCGCCGTTGACGGGGTACGAGAGCGGGCTCGTGAACTCGTCCTCCGCGATGCCGTAGCCGCCGATGTACGGGATGTCCGCGGCCTCCAGGGGGGCCATGAAGGCGCGGCCGTTCTGGCTGTACGAGCCGACGACGGCGACCGCCTTCTCGCGGACCGCGCGGCGGGCGCAGGCGGCGGCGCCGGCGCTGGAGTTCTGTTCGTTGCAGGTGAGGACGCGCAGCTCGTGCCCGTTGATGCCGCCCTGGGAGTTGACCCACCGGGCGAAGGTCTGCGCCATGGCAGGCATTCCGGGCATATTGGTCGCTCGGGTCTGGTCGGGGGCCCAGGTCATCACCGTGACGGGCTCCCTGGAGCCCCCCGTGGCCCCAGGGAGCACGCCACACCCGGTGAGCAGCGACGCTCCGGCCGCCGCGGTCGTGACATGCGCGAGGAGTGAGGTCAGTCGCCTACCGGTCATGGGCATGCACATTTCCGCCTCACGGGTAACGCGGGAGTGAGCACGGTTCAACGGGGGGTGACGTGAAGGTGAATTGCGGGGGCGGGCGATCGGATGGGGAGGGGGCGAGTCCGCTTACCGGACAAGGAAACGTACGATCGAACGATGTCCAGTCCAGTCCCCGGTTCGGTCTCCGGTTCGGTTAACTCTTCCCGTCGCGGCCGTCGCTCCTCCACCATGGGCGGCATGCCGCTCAACGACATGCCGTGGTGGCGCTGGCGCAGCAACGCGCGCTCGGCGCTGCACATGCTCTCCGACCCCGGATTCCACGAGACGACCTGGCTGGCCGGCCAGGACGGGTACGGCGACGTCACCGACGCCGTCTACCGCCTCGTCGAGGACACCTGGCTCGACAACTGGTCCGCCGAGAAGTACGTCGGCTCGATCTTCCGGGACTCCGGCGAGGCCGCCCTCGTCGACGTCGCCGTCCTCCGCGTGCTGCGGATCATGCACCAGGTGGGCCCGGACGCCCCCTTCTCGGCGTACATGCAGCACCCGGGCTGGCCGGAGGCCGTACGGGCCGCCCGCGAGGCCCACGTCCGCCTCGCCCAGGCCGACGGCGAGGACCCCGACACACCCCCGCGCTCCCTCGATGTGCTCCATATCATGACGCGGTCCTGAGGCGTTCCGCCTGGCGGACGGTGGTCCTCCCGGCGGGACGCTTGTGGCAGGCTGACGGGATGACCGACCAGTACGTCCTCACCCTCTCCTGCCCCGACAAGCAGGGCATCGTGCACGCCGTGTCGAGCTACCTCTTCATCACCGGCTGCAACATCGAGGACAGCCAGCAGTTCGGAGACCGCGACACGGGTCTCTTCTTCATGCGGGTCCACTTCTCGGCCGAGGCCCCCGTGACGGTCGAAAAGCTCCGGGCGAGCTTCGCCGCCGTCGGCGACGCCTACGCGATGGACTGGCAGATCAACCGAGCCGACCAGCCGATGCGGGTCGTGCTCATGGTCTCGAAGTTCGGCCACTGCCTGAACGACCTGCTGTTCCGGTCGCGGATCGGGGCGCTGCCGGTGGAGATCGTCGCCGTCGTCTCCAACCACCGGGACTTCGAGGAGCTGGTGGGCTCGTACGGGATCCCGTTCCGGCACATCCCGGTGACGAAGGAGAACAAGCCGGAGGCGGAGGCGGAGCTCCTCGACCTCGTCCGGTCCGAGAACGTCGAGCTGGTCGTCCTGGCCCGCTACATGCAGGTCCTCTCCGACGACCTCTGCAAGCAGCTCTCCGGGCGGATCATCAACATCCACCACTCCTTCCTCCCCAGCTTCAAGGGCGCCAAGCCCTACCACCAGGCGCACGCGCGCGGCGTGAAGCTCATCGGCGCGACGGCGCACTATGTGACGGCCGACCTCGACGAGGGCCCGATCATCGAGCAGGAGGTCGAGCGGGTGGGCCACGAGGTGACGCCGGACCAGCTGGTGGCGATCGGGCGGGACGTCGAGTGCCAGGCGCTGGCGCGGGCCGTCAAGTGGCACGCGGAACGCCGAATCCTCCTGAACGGCCGCCGCACGGTCGTCTTCGCGTAGCCCCCGTTGTGGGCTGCGCCCACCCCACGTGTGGGCAATCGTCCCGCAGGGCGGGACGGGTGGGCACACGGGACGGCGCCCTCAGCGGCGCCTCCGCGTTCCGAGCCTGGACCCGCACCACCGGCTCGGTGCACGGGGTGCGGGTCCAGGCGTGGAAGCCTCTGGCGCCGGCAAGGGCGCCGTCCGTTGTGCCCACCCGTTCCGCCCCAGCGGAACGATTGCCCACAACGGGGGGCCCGGGCCCTACAGCCGGCTCAGGGACGCCGCTGCCGACAGGACGTCGCGGATCGCCTCCCGGTCCCCGTCCTGCCCCGCCGCCGCCTCCTCCGGCGTGATGTGCCCGGCCACCAGCTGGCAGAACTCCACCCCGTCCATCGCGACCTGCGCCACCGCCCGCTCCGGGGAGCCGAGGGCCGCCGGGGAGTCCAGGGAGATGTACCAGTGGCCGCCGCCCGCGCCCTCCACCTCCAGGTGGAGCGAGCGGCCGGGCGCGCCCGCGGCGACGAGTTCCTTGGCGGGGCCGGCCAGGCCCGTGCGGCGGCGGTTCGCGAGGGCCGCCGGGAGCTGCCGGGCCGCGAGGTCGATCATGCCGTGCAGGTGCGCCCCGCTGGGCGGCGCGTACGGGTAGGCGACCGCCGTCGCGATGTCGTCCGCGTGCAGCCAGCACTCGAAGGCCCGCTCCAGGAGGGAGTCCCGGAGCGGGAGGGCGAAGTCCTTGTAGCCGACCGTCAGGTCCGCCACGCCCCGCCCCGCGAACGCGACCGTACGGATCAGCGCGTGCGACTGGTCCCGCCACGGACCGCGGAGGGACCGGTTCGGCGGCCGGTCCAGGGCCGACCAGAACGCTTCCGTCCGATCCGTCGGGGACAGCTCCGGGACCCCGGCGCCGAGCGGGTCGTCCAGGCCGAGGGCGGCCGACACCAGGCCGTCCACCGCCAGGAGGTGTCCGATGACCGCCGCGACGGTCGCCTTGCGGCGCACCACGCGGTCCTCCTCGTACCACTTGAGCCGTACCGGCGCGTGCCACTCGGACTCGCCGATGTCCCGGAGGAGCGCGTCGAGCCGGGCGGTCTCGGCGTCGTAGGGCGTGACCCAGTCGGGGACGGGGATGCGGGCGGGGCGGCGGCCCAGGCAGTTCTCCAGGACCCGGGAGCGGAGCAGCGGGTCGAGGTCCAGGTCGCGGTCCTCGTGGAGGAGCGCGACGGCGTCGCGGAGCCGGAGGGCCTCGTCGGCGCAGGGCGCGCACCCGGTGAGGTGGTTCTCGACGGCCTTGGTCTCGCCGGTGGAGCACGCCGAGAGCGC
This is a stretch of genomic DNA from Streptomyces sp. R44. It encodes these proteins:
- the purU gene encoding formyltetrahydrofolate deformylase, giving the protein MTDQYVLTLSCPDKQGIVHAVSSYLFITGCNIEDSQQFGDRDTGLFFMRVHFSAEAPVTVEKLRASFAAVGDAYAMDWQINRADQPMRVVLMVSKFGHCLNDLLFRSRIGALPVEIVAVVSNHRDFEELVGSYGIPFRHIPVTKENKPEAEAELLDLVRSENVELVVLARYMQVLSDDLCKQLSGRIINIHHSFLPSFKGAKPYHQAHARGVKLIGATAHYVTADLDEGPIIEQEVERVGHEVTPDQLVAIGRDVECQALARAVKWHAERRILLNGRRTVVFA
- a CDS encoding transporter, with the translated sequence MSAATSPVPTATAPVPSLTSVFVRLKLSLLKNGLRQSGGRTAAYILSIVFGALFAAGIVLTFVLMRGNADADTVAILLIGALALAWTVMPLFIPSGDETLDPSRLVMLPLQPRPLVRALLVASLVGVGPVLTLVLALGAVLSVAHGAAGTVLAVLAVPLAAVTCVALSRAVAAANVRLLTSRKGRDLALLSGLVIAVGMQFVNFAAQRLGQAGGLESLEPATAVVGWLPPAAAIGAVDAASQGDYAVAAARLLLTAAALVGLLYWWQRSLVRLMVEPDGSTIGAAPDAGAQDKSAGSGLLARILPAGRTGTVMERALRYIWRDPKTKAAWVTSLAIGLIVPLFNAFQGAGSVYFACFASGMLGMLMYNQFGQDSSAFWMVAQTISTAADAYAELRARAMALLMITLPFTVLVTALTAGVLGDWAKLPEALGLSLGLLGAMVGTGAVTSASFPYSIPQDSGYKNVAPGQGGLAWMSIMGGMLAAGVLCSPLIGATIYLHVSDRQSLLWLLLPAGLLYGALLVLAGLKLAAPRTAKRLPEILASVSKG
- a CDS encoding ABC transporter ATP-binding protein, producing MPDQAFDGAFDKAGAAPGDGAVPAVRVEGLWKRFGQQIAVNGIDLVLPAGRFIGLVGPNGAGKTTTLSMITGLLRPDHGRILVAGHDVWADPESVAQVKARIGILPEGLRLFERLSGRELLAYSGRLRGLPGAEVDKRAAQLLDVLDLTGSQNKLVVDYSTGMRKKIGLAAALLHNPEVLFLDEPFEGVDPVSAQTIRGVLERYTSSGATVVFSSHVMELVESLCDWVAVMAGGRIRAQGPLAEVRGSAPSLQAAFLELVGANGRAAAGDSLDWLGGGAGTGGTQR
- a CDS encoding GNAT family N-acetyltransferase — translated: MNLSPETVIELDGGVVLRAFEGEADLPEFFRVVDASVEHLRPWMPWVAEHSRESTAQFLASRAEQWASGEAYSYAIVLDGAIVGSCGLHRHDDTPDGTLEVGYWLHPAATGKGLATRAARALVAQAFRLPGVTAVEVAHDVANHASGAVPSRLGFTAHLRRPHEPTAPAETGEDQVWRLSR
- a CDS encoding ABC transporter substrate-binding protein, producing the protein MCMPMTGRRLTSLLAHVTTAAAGASLLTGCGVLPGATGGSREPVTVMTWAPDQTRATNMPGMPAMAQTFARWVNSQGGINGHELRVLTCNEQNSSAGAAACARRAVREKAVAVVGSYSQNGRAFMAPLEAADIPYIGGYGIAEDEFTSPLSYPVNGGVASLVAGHGMQLADSCEKVSLVRPDTTAGDKLPDLLNSGLRKASHRSAVDIPAMEDAAEYTQQAGRARTRAGDEKGCVTAVLGERTQTFFDSFRRLPAQQEEKKRDTVRISSVLGSVDQPVIDRTGGAHSPFEGAFVTGWYPAAGDESWAPMRKVIQEHAFADNRVDPADTGVQTTWIAYTVLKDVIESLDEDTITAGQITHALDRGEQIDTGGLTPSLRWKYEDLLGAPGFTRIVNHEVTFQVVRQGRLVAQKPGFVDVGETVLSTP
- a CDS encoding bifunctional DNA primase/polymerase is translated as MFTVEETMGVTEAAQIPKQRGEQLLDSAVRYAEERHWDVFPGTWLEVVEGKERCSCGADACAVPGAHAVRPDWSTQATGSGVGARRMWSKTPKASILLPTGRTFDAIEVPETAGFLALARMERMELTLGPVTCTPDRRMYFFVLPGAATKVPDLVRKLGWAPASIDLVTRGEGHYVAAPPTRVGGFGAVQWARRPTPANRWLPDAEELISALAYACGREAAEARGRAQ
- a CDS encoding maleylpyruvate isomerase N-terminal domain-containing protein, which encodes MTGANGDGDDVARAPWIPGPRRSADDHADLTAPLPREPEEVEEPEEPEEPEVPDLSHNVLKSLLGAWALSACSTGETKAVENHLTGCAPCADEALRLRDAVALLHEDRDLDLDPLLRSRVLENCLGRRPARIPVPDWVTPYDAETARLDALLRDIGESEWHAPVRLKWYEEDRVVRRKATVAAVIGHLLAVDGLVSAALGLDDPLGAGVPELSPTDRTEAFWSALDRPPNRSLRGPWRDQSHALIRTVAFAGRGVADLTVGYKDFALPLRDSLLERAFECWLHADDIATAVAYPYAPPSGAHLHGMIDLAARQLPAALANRRRTGLAGPAKELVAAGAPGRSLHLEVEGAGGGHWYISLDSPAALGSPERAVAQVAMDGVEFCQLVAGHITPEEAAAGQDGDREAIRDVLSAAASLSRL
- a CDS encoding transcriptional regulator, whose product is MAARPLVPRQLNERLQALIQEAGCSNAGLARRVNMVGAERGLDLRYDKTSVARWLRGQQPRGRAPGIIAEALGRKLGRTVTIDEVGMANGRNLAAGVGLQFAPTVPGAIEQVCELWRSDVGRRDFLNGSTVAASALVEPSRDWLITGPDAHVARMAGARVGVADVAAVREMTAALVDLDRRFGSGHVRPVVVHYLNSVVSGMLSGSYREAVGRQLFAAVARLTELAGYMAVDTGEPGLAQRYYIQALRLAQAAGDRGYGGYVLAASMSHLAAQLGNPREIAQLARAAQEGARGKVPPRAEAMFLAAEARGHALMGDVRAFETAAGRAVRALGQADPEAGDDPAWIAHFDAAYLADELAHCHRDLGQAEEAARAAEESIAGHPESRARRRAIGLALLASAQVQQREVEQACRTGTQALELLGTLRSSRGVEYLDDLRERLEPYAGEPVVREFGVRMELYAA